A section of the Bradysia coprophila strain Holo2 chromosome X unlocalized genomic scaffold, BU_Bcop_v1 contig_117, whole genome shotgun sequence genome encodes:
- the LOC119067005 gene encoding uncharacterized protein LOC119067005: protein MLIAEIANRAELSAVVTSELREIYGIKYRRDKIHHQKAQANKLNHRKIFNTHLTQLELTDVVLTNGGITQIPVFVSDACQSILEQVTTEGLFRKAGSAARQREIKAHLDAGFRLEKNHHVIDVANVLKLFFRELPEPLLPPGNLQETILRSLLIKSNEVDVLMLTCLLLPPLSLNILMFFMQFLHTISTHSDENKMTIENLAIIFAPGIMPLTEMIGQRLNCHVKIIEMLIRNSNRIGLVPRSILEKISHQAPAIADEQNAEILDKKKKKRRSGSLTRMFNGIRKMIGAKGSSENLDKSDELNPVTPCISKSAKKRKVTESSAFSAKKRLNVMNLLPENGSILPSTPCIKDTKRSRISLGGKRTKPVTVSQSSIELPQIERRWSVVGPGWNKKKVHSQYDDMSGGSTIQLSPIVSLPILPTSSNQVDLDLPIENSYSKMKRKSLQFQQTNDDDNFVRVPKVEYEAIKERVSAIESRISQEFGKVQSEMLLSENTDPNNGTNLENVMTKYERTLEGTELMNASATDSLVMKMGKELKIRSAENKIIRSPSARKIGTMRRRSRENVRLSRNQSWHFGNKKQVSTDVTANDQNQSEHLFYPKMSLKRGRPNSVQSGLRHPSPKESFLNGLQQSELKIDENNFADALENENWTNGEQFFREQMQQPPVTPTRNLRNSMEGTPRFVSHLMLGEMKTPMLPPKRSVVPRTPATVAKGSTRGMSQRPSFISKPQSQQITGHEPQTGRASIARLRSQNAGMVAAKAKLFNGLVNDPSDLPQQQHHHHQQQKTKKSTESSLGNKRDNGRSADKSHSRKSTPRSTPRRNRNSHGINRRLKLRNALTPNKNSPRLSKRILDNELVNQADNKFNQRFASRLKIASSPDNSGRARHQHRAHSKSPNKRSNKKLTPVKLRSSPRLQVRNASNQELMPYL, encoded by the exons atgttaattgctGAAATAGCAAACCGGGCTGAGCTTTCAGCCGTCGTAACAAGTGAATTGCGCGAAATTTACGGAATTAAGTACAGACGAGACAAAATCCATCATCAAAAGGCTCAG GCGAATAAACTTAATCACCGGAAGATATTCAACACGCATCTAACGCAACTGGAATTAACCGATGTTGTTTTAACAAATGGTGGAATAACACAAATTCCTGTTTTCGTATCAGATGCTTGTCAAAGCATTCTCGAACAAGTCACCACAGAGGGACTATTTCGTAAGGCTGGTTCAGCAGCAAGACAACGTGAAATTAAG GCTCATTTGGATGCGGGATTTCGTCTGGAAAAGAACCATCATGTCATCGACGTGGCCAACGttttgaaactattttttcgTGAACTTCCCGAACCCCTACTGCCACCGGGAAACTTACAAGAAACCATTCTTCGATCGCTGCTCATCAAATCCAACGAAGTCGATGTGCTGATGTTGACCTGCCTGCTGCTGCCGCCGTTAAGCctaaacattttaatgttttttatgcaatttttgcATACGATCTCCACGCACTCCGATGAGAACAAGATgacaatcgaaaatttggcgatAATATTCGCTCCGGGCATAATGCCACTGACGGAAATGATTGGCCAGCGCTTGAATTGTCACGTCAAAATCATCGAAATGTTGATACGAAACTCGAATCGCATCGGATTGGTACCGAGGTCAATTCTCGAAAAAATCAGTCATCAGGCGCCTGCCATTGCAGACGAACAAAATGCAGAGATTCTggacaaaaagaagaaaaagaggCGCAGTGGATCGTTAACAA GAATGTTCAATGGCATACGAAAAATGATCGGTGCCAAGGGATCGTCTGAAAATTTGGATAAATCCGATGAGTTGAATCCGGTTACTCCGTGCATATCGAAGTCCGCAAAGAAACGCAAGGTCACCGAATCAAGTGCCTTTTCTGCAAAGAAGAG ATTGAACGTGATGAACCTGCTACCAGAAAACGGTAGCATTCTACCGTCCACACCATGCATCAA GGACACCAAACGATCGCGCATAAGTTTGGGCGGCAAACGGACCAAACCAGTCACAGTTTCACAGAGTTCCATCGAATTGCCTCAAATCGAAAGACGCTGGAGCGTGGTCGGTCCCGGCTGGAACAAAAAGAAAGTCCATTCGCAATATGATGACATGTCCGGTGGCAGTACCATACAATTGTCGCCGATCGTATCACTGCCCATTCTGCCAACCTCGTCGAATCAGGTGGATTTGGATCTGCCGATCGAAAATTCGTATTCGAAAATGAAGAGGAAATCGCTTCAATTCCAGCAAACGAATGACGACGACAATTTCGTTCGCGTTCCGAAGGTGGAGTATGAGGCTATTAAGGAGCGGGTGTCGGCCATCGAAAGTCGAATATCACAGGAATTCGGTAAAGTTCAATCGGAAATGTTGCTGTCGGAGAACACGGATCCGAACAACGGAACGAACCTGGAAAATGTAATGACGAAATACGAACGGACGCTGGAGGGTACGGAATTGATGAATGCATCGGCTACTGACTCGTTGGTCATGAAAATGGGAAAAGAATTGAAGATACGAAGCgccgaaaacaaaattattcgcTCGCCCAGCGCTAGAAAAATCGGTACGATGAGACGTCGATCGCGGGAAAATGTACGACTGTCTCGTAATCAGTCGTGGCATTTCGGTAACAAGAAGCAAGTATCCACAGATGTCACTGCGAATGATCAAAACCAAAGCGAACACTTGTTCTATCCGAAAATGAGTCTGAAGCGCGGTCGTCCGAATTCCGTTCAAAGCGGTTTACGACATCCCAGTCCGAAGGAATCTTTTCTGAATGGATTGCAACAGTCTGAATTGAAAATCGACGAGAATAATTTCGCGGATGCATTGGAAAACGAGAATTGGACCAACGGCGAACAGTTCTTTAGAGAACAAATGCAGCAGCCACCTGTCACACCAACGAGAAATCTGAGAAATTCCATGGAAGGAACGCCACGATTTGTGTCCCATCTAATGCTAGGCGAAATGAAAACGCCCATGCTACCGCCGAAACGATCTGTCGTTCCGAGAACACCGGCAACCGTTGCAAAGGGGTCTACGCGAGGCATGTCTCAACGACCAAGTTTCATCAGCAAACCGCAGTCACAGCAAATAACCGGCCACGAACCACAGACCGGCAGAGCGTCCATAGCTCGATTGAGAAGTCAAAATGCTGGAATGGTGGCTGCAAAGGCGAAACTTTTCAACGGGTTGGTCAATGATCCGTCGGATCTACCGCAACAAcaacaccaccaccaccaacaacaaaaaacgaaaaaatcgaCCGAATCGTCACTCGGCAATAAAAGAGACAACGGTCGAAGCGCTGACAAATCACATTCGCGTAAATCAACACCACGATCGACGCCTCGCCGTAATCGTAACAGTCATGGCATCAATCGCAGATTGAAGCTACGCAATGCATTGACACCGAACAAAAATTCGCCCCGACTATCGAAACGGATTCTCGACAATGAGCTGGTAAATCAAGCGGATAATAAGTTCAATCAACGGTTTGCGAGCCGATTGAAAATTGCTTCGTCACCCGACAACAGTGGCAGAGCCCGACATCAGCATCGAGCACACTCCAAATCGCCCAACAAGCGAAGCAACAAAAAGCTAACGCCAGTTAAACTACGAAGTTCACCGCGTCTGCAGGTTAGGAATGCCAGTAATCAGGAATTGATGCCATATCTCtaa
- the LOC119066994 gene encoding kinesin-like protein Nod isoform X2 has translation MTEVVKVLIRERITSNSDQGSAIRHCDLVKNRIFVEDRPFTVGKVFRSTATQEDVYASIEPLVQKFLQGYSCNVMAYGQSGTGKSFTMGLQSDNFENSSCGIVPRALREIMEFTSIPDNETTVEISFFEIYNEKVFDLLSDKTDEHINTKGSKFTGGVKRPLRSLFDAELVLIEGNKNRRTRPTAMNTNSSRSHGIVVIYRKTKDSSSTFHMVDLAGSEGVRRTGHKGEALAEGSHINRGLLGIGNIFKALSDGSCRVPYRDTVLGSVLQDSLNLNGFSTLVICISAMRNDVSETINSLTFAQRVMNMKINPKIQYTVPDSKKKPKKDESFSILNQENFETPIAMKRPLASSTAQRSKFRPNLHKITELQAPIALTSRPINPQLLDLQNSQLMESPTVKQCFDAMKRTLQKRNIRINSINFSEIEGTLTSDSDSGELNSTVIQRLPMEAEEVKDPVTNSSVPLPQLSHQERDSAIFDIDEVSHIQHNSDEDDAGSIGSPVTDQRMSFDFKVPEVPLARISTYKRLSHRPQQSEQESTVPTDRRRSIRLQQDVEQPHIDSYSTDRRRSVRIQQSEEQPDIDTISTDRRRSVRVRENVEQSVIDTVPTDRRRSVRILQNAEKRKSIAPQLPSPPAPKRRRTTISKKARRESNIGEIVSKADHCKNVLNLLNKGDMKGIQVLPQIGMKTAYCIITHRSLNGKFKSFEEVAAAPFWRGKGWERFEKANNLC, from the exons ATGACTGAGGTTGTAAAAGTCTTAATCCGAGAGCGGATCACATCCAACTCAGACCAAGGCAGTGCAATTCGGCACTGTGATCTAGtaaaaaat AGAATTTTCGTGGAGGATCGACCGTTCACTGTAGGGAAAGTATTCAGATCTACAGCGACACAGGAAGATGTATATGCTTCCATTGAACCATTGGTTCAGAAATTCCTTCAGGGCTATTCGTGCAATGTTATGGCTTACGGGCAAAGTGGAACAG GCAAGTCCTTTACCATGGGACTGCAATCTGAC aatttcgaaAACTCAAGCTGTGGAATAGTTCCTCGAGCGCTACGAGAAATAATGGAATTCACCAGCATCCCGGACAACGAAACGACGGTTGAGATTTCGTTTTTCGAAATCTACAACGAAAAAGTATTCGATTTGTTGTCGGACAAGACTGATGAACACATAAATACAAAAG GCTCAAAATTCACCGGTGGTGTGAAACGGCCATTACGGAGTTTATTCGACGCCGAGCTAGTACTGATCGAAG GTAATAAAAATCGGCGCACCCGACCGACAGCAATGAATACAAACAGTTCACGATCGCACGGTATCGTAGTCATTTACCGAAAGACGAAAGATTCGTCATCCACATTCCACATGGTCGACCTGGCCGGATCTGAGGGCGTTCGTCGCACCGGTCATAAAGGTGAAGCACTGGCTGAAGGATCGCACATTAATCGTGGACTGCTGGGAATTGGTAACATATTCAAAGCGTTGTCGGATGGCAGCTGTCGGGTTCCATATCGGGACACTGTCTTGGGTTCAGTTTTGCAAG ATTCACTGAATTTGAACGGTTTTTCGACGCTGGTCATTTGCATTAGTGCGATGCGAAATGATGTTAGCGAAACCATTAATTCGCTCACCTTTGCACAGAGAGTGATGAACATGAAAATCAATCCGAAAATACAATACACTGTGCCGGACAGCAAG aaaaaaccGAAGAAAGACGAATCCTTCAGCATCTTGAATCAAGAGAATTTTGAGACTCCGATCGCCATGAAACGACCACTTGCATCTTCAACTGCACAGCGATCAAAATTTCGACC gaATCTACACAAAATCACAGAACTACAAGCCCCCATCGCATTGACCAGTCGACCCATTAATCCACAGCTGCTTGATCTACAAAATTCTCAATTGAT GGAAAGTCCAACCGTCAAGCAATGCTTCGACGCAATGAAACGAACTCTGCAGAAGAGAAATATTCGAATAAATTCGATAAACTTCTCCGAGATTGAAGGAACATTAACATCAGATAGTGATAGCGGTGAGCTCAATTCAACGGTTATTCAACGGTTACCAATGGAAGCGGAGGAAGTCAAGGACCCAGTTACTAA TTCATCCG TACCACTACCACAGCTATCACATCAGGAACGCGATTCTGCTATTTTTGATATTGACGAGGTCAGCCATATCCAACATAACAGTGACGAAGACGATGCTGGCTCAATCGGAAGCCCTGTAACAGATCAGCGAATGTCATTCGATTTCAAAGTTCCTGAAGTGCCGTTGGCACGAATATCCACATATAAACGTCTAAGTCACCGACCGCAGCAAAGTGAACAAGAATCAACCGTTCCTACGGATAGACGGCGAAGTATTCGATTGCAGCAAGATGTTGAGCAACCACATATCGATAGCTATTCCACTGACAGACGGCGCAGCGTTCGAATACAGCAGTCTGAAGAACAGCCAGATATCGATACCATTTCTACGGACAGACGACGCAGTGTTAGAGTTCGAGAAAACGTAGAGCAATCGGTTATTGACACCGTCCCTACGGATAGACGACGCAGTGTTCGAATTCTGCAAAAcgcagaaaaacgaaaatcaattgCACCACAACTGCCATCACCACCTGCACCTAAACGACGTCGGACAACGATCAGTAAAAAAGCACGCCGAGAGAGCAACATTG GCGAAATCGTATCCAAAGCGGATCATTGCAAAAACGTCCTGAACCTGTTGAATAAGGGCGATATGAAAGGCATCCAGGTACTGCCACAGATTGGCATGAAAACAGCTTACTGCATAATAACGCACAG ATCGCTCAACGGCAAATTCAAGAGTTTCGAAGAAGTGGCAGCGGCTCCTTTTTGGCGTGGTAAAGGTTGGGAGCGGTTTGAAAAG
- the LOC119066994 gene encoding kinesin-like protein Nod isoform X1, with the protein MTEVVKVLIRERITSNSDQGSAIRHCDLVKNRIFVEDRPFTVGKVFRSTATQEDVYASIEPLVQKFLQGYSCNVMAYGQSGTGKSFTMGLQSDNFENSSCGIVPRALREIMEFTSIPDNETTVEISFFEIYNEKVFDLLSDKTDEHINTKGSKFTGGVKRPLRSLFDAELVLIEGNKNRRTRPTAMNTNSSRSHGIVVIYRKTKDSSSTFHMVDLAGSEGVRRTGHKGEALAEGSHINRGLLGIGNIFKALSDGSCRVPYRDTVLGSVLQDSLNLNGFSTLVICISAMRNDVSETINSLTFAQRVMNMKINPKIQYTVPDSKKKPKKDESFSILNQENFETPIAMKRPLASSTAQRSKFRPNLHKITELQAPIALTSRPINPQLLDLQNSQLMESPTVKQCFDAMKRTLQKRNIRINSINFSEIEGTLTSDSDSGELNSTVIQRLPMEAEEVKDPVTNSSEYMTKEECIRLLEARFANLTGMIPLPQLSHQERDSAIFDIDEVSHIQHNSDEDDAGSIGSPVTDQRMSFDFKVPEVPLARISTYKRLSHRPQQSEQESTVPTDRRRSIRLQQDVEQPHIDSYSTDRRRSVRIQQSEEQPDIDTISTDRRRSVRVRENVEQSVIDTVPTDRRRSVRILQNAEKRKSIAPQLPSPPAPKRRRTTISKKARRESNIGEIVSKADHCKNVLNLLNKGDMKGIQVLPQIGMKTAYCIITHRSLNGKFKSFEEVAAAPFWRGKGWERFEKANNLC; encoded by the exons ATGACTGAGGTTGTAAAAGTCTTAATCCGAGAGCGGATCACATCCAACTCAGACCAAGGCAGTGCAATTCGGCACTGTGATCTAGtaaaaaat AGAATTTTCGTGGAGGATCGACCGTTCACTGTAGGGAAAGTATTCAGATCTACAGCGACACAGGAAGATGTATATGCTTCCATTGAACCATTGGTTCAGAAATTCCTTCAGGGCTATTCGTGCAATGTTATGGCTTACGGGCAAAGTGGAACAG GCAAGTCCTTTACCATGGGACTGCAATCTGAC aatttcgaaAACTCAAGCTGTGGAATAGTTCCTCGAGCGCTACGAGAAATAATGGAATTCACCAGCATCCCGGACAACGAAACGACGGTTGAGATTTCGTTTTTCGAAATCTACAACGAAAAAGTATTCGATTTGTTGTCGGACAAGACTGATGAACACATAAATACAAAAG GCTCAAAATTCACCGGTGGTGTGAAACGGCCATTACGGAGTTTATTCGACGCCGAGCTAGTACTGATCGAAG GTAATAAAAATCGGCGCACCCGACCGACAGCAATGAATACAAACAGTTCACGATCGCACGGTATCGTAGTCATTTACCGAAAGACGAAAGATTCGTCATCCACATTCCACATGGTCGACCTGGCCGGATCTGAGGGCGTTCGTCGCACCGGTCATAAAGGTGAAGCACTGGCTGAAGGATCGCACATTAATCGTGGACTGCTGGGAATTGGTAACATATTCAAAGCGTTGTCGGATGGCAGCTGTCGGGTTCCATATCGGGACACTGTCTTGGGTTCAGTTTTGCAAG ATTCACTGAATTTGAACGGTTTTTCGACGCTGGTCATTTGCATTAGTGCGATGCGAAATGATGTTAGCGAAACCATTAATTCGCTCACCTTTGCACAGAGAGTGATGAACATGAAAATCAATCCGAAAATACAATACACTGTGCCGGACAGCAAG aaaaaaccGAAGAAAGACGAATCCTTCAGCATCTTGAATCAAGAGAATTTTGAGACTCCGATCGCCATGAAACGACCACTTGCATCTTCAACTGCACAGCGATCAAAATTTCGACC gaATCTACACAAAATCACAGAACTACAAGCCCCCATCGCATTGACCAGTCGACCCATTAATCCACAGCTGCTTGATCTACAAAATTCTCAATTGAT GGAAAGTCCAACCGTCAAGCAATGCTTCGACGCAATGAAACGAACTCTGCAGAAGAGAAATATTCGAATAAATTCGATAAACTTCTCCGAGATTGAAGGAACATTAACATCAGATAGTGATAGCGGTGAGCTCAATTCAACGGTTATTCAACGGTTACCAATGGAAGCGGAGGAAGTCAAGGACCCAGTTACTAA TTCATCCGAATATATGACCAAGGAGGAATGTATTCGATTGTTGGAAGCACGATTTGCGAATTTGACCGGAATGATACCACTACCACAGCTATCACATCAGGAACGCGATTCTGCTATTTTTGATATTGACGAGGTCAGCCATATCCAACATAACAGTGACGAAGACGATGCTGGCTCAATCGGAAGCCCTGTAACAGATCAGCGAATGTCATTCGATTTCAAAGTTCCTGAAGTGCCGTTGGCACGAATATCCACATATAAACGTCTAAGTCACCGACCGCAGCAAAGTGAACAAGAATCAACCGTTCCTACGGATAGACGGCGAAGTATTCGATTGCAGCAAGATGTTGAGCAACCACATATCGATAGCTATTCCACTGACAGACGGCGCAGCGTTCGAATACAGCAGTCTGAAGAACAGCCAGATATCGATACCATTTCTACGGACAGACGACGCAGTGTTAGAGTTCGAGAAAACGTAGAGCAATCGGTTATTGACACCGTCCCTACGGATAGACGACGCAGTGTTCGAATTCTGCAAAAcgcagaaaaacgaaaatcaattgCACCACAACTGCCATCACCACCTGCACCTAAACGACGTCGGACAACGATCAGTAAAAAAGCACGCCGAGAGAGCAACATTG GCGAAATCGTATCCAAAGCGGATCATTGCAAAAACGTCCTGAACCTGTTGAATAAGGGCGATATGAAAGGCATCCAGGTACTGCCACAGATTGGCATGAAAACAGCTTACTGCATAATAACGCACAG ATCGCTCAACGGCAAATTCAAGAGTTTCGAAGAAGTGGCAGCGGCTCCTTTTTGGCGTGGTAAAGGTTGGGAGCGGTTTGAAAAG
- the LOC119066994 gene encoding kinesin-like protein Nod isoform X3 — MTEVVKVLIRERITSNSDQGSAIRHCDLVKNRIFVEDRPFTVGKVFRSTATQEDVYASIEPLVQKFLQGYSCNVMAYGQSGTGKSFTMGLQSDNFENSSCGIVPRALREIMEFTSIPDNETTVEISFFEIYNEKVFDLLSDKTDEHINTKGSKFTGGVKRPLRSLFDAELVLIEGNKNRRTRPTAMNTNSSRSHGIVVIYRKTKDSSSTFHMVDLAGSEGVRRTGHKGEALAEGSHINRGLLGIGNIFKALSDGSCRVPYRDTVLGSVLQDSLNLNGFSTLVICISAMRNDVSETINSLTFAQRVMNMKINPKIQYTVPDSKKKPKKDESFSILNQENFETPIAMKRPLASSTAQRSKFRPNLHKITELQAPIALTSRPINPQLLDLQNSQLMESPTVKQCFDAMKRTLQKRNIRINSINFSEIEGTLTSDSDSGELNSTVIQRLPMEAEEVKDPVTNSSEYMTKEECIRLLEARFANLTGMIPLPQLSHQERDSAIFDIDEVSHIQHNSDEDDAGSIGSPVTDQRMSFDFKVPEVPLARISTYKRLSHRPQQSEQESTVPTDRRRSIRLQQVDTISTDRRRSVRVRENVEQSVIDTVPTDRRRSVRILQNAEKRKSIAPQLPSPPAPKRRRTTISKKARRESNIGEIVSKADHCKNVLNLLNKGDMKGIQVLPQIGMKTAYCIITHRSLNGKFKSFEEVAAAPFWRGKGWERFEKANNLC, encoded by the exons ATGACTGAGGTTGTAAAAGTCTTAATCCGAGAGCGGATCACATCCAACTCAGACCAAGGCAGTGCAATTCGGCACTGTGATCTAGtaaaaaat AGAATTTTCGTGGAGGATCGACCGTTCACTGTAGGGAAAGTATTCAGATCTACAGCGACACAGGAAGATGTATATGCTTCCATTGAACCATTGGTTCAGAAATTCCTTCAGGGCTATTCGTGCAATGTTATGGCTTACGGGCAAAGTGGAACAG GCAAGTCCTTTACCATGGGACTGCAATCTGAC aatttcgaaAACTCAAGCTGTGGAATAGTTCCTCGAGCGCTACGAGAAATAATGGAATTCACCAGCATCCCGGACAACGAAACGACGGTTGAGATTTCGTTTTTCGAAATCTACAACGAAAAAGTATTCGATTTGTTGTCGGACAAGACTGATGAACACATAAATACAAAAG GCTCAAAATTCACCGGTGGTGTGAAACGGCCATTACGGAGTTTATTCGACGCCGAGCTAGTACTGATCGAAG GTAATAAAAATCGGCGCACCCGACCGACAGCAATGAATACAAACAGTTCACGATCGCACGGTATCGTAGTCATTTACCGAAAGACGAAAGATTCGTCATCCACATTCCACATGGTCGACCTGGCCGGATCTGAGGGCGTTCGTCGCACCGGTCATAAAGGTGAAGCACTGGCTGAAGGATCGCACATTAATCGTGGACTGCTGGGAATTGGTAACATATTCAAAGCGTTGTCGGATGGCAGCTGTCGGGTTCCATATCGGGACACTGTCTTGGGTTCAGTTTTGCAAG ATTCACTGAATTTGAACGGTTTTTCGACGCTGGTCATTTGCATTAGTGCGATGCGAAATGATGTTAGCGAAACCATTAATTCGCTCACCTTTGCACAGAGAGTGATGAACATGAAAATCAATCCGAAAATACAATACACTGTGCCGGACAGCAAG aaaaaaccGAAGAAAGACGAATCCTTCAGCATCTTGAATCAAGAGAATTTTGAGACTCCGATCGCCATGAAACGACCACTTGCATCTTCAACTGCACAGCGATCAAAATTTCGACC gaATCTACACAAAATCACAGAACTACAAGCCCCCATCGCATTGACCAGTCGACCCATTAATCCACAGCTGCTTGATCTACAAAATTCTCAATTGAT GGAAAGTCCAACCGTCAAGCAATGCTTCGACGCAATGAAACGAACTCTGCAGAAGAGAAATATTCGAATAAATTCGATAAACTTCTCCGAGATTGAAGGAACATTAACATCAGATAGTGATAGCGGTGAGCTCAATTCAACGGTTATTCAACGGTTACCAATGGAAGCGGAGGAAGTCAAGGACCCAGTTACTAA TTCATCCGAATATATGACCAAGGAGGAATGTATTCGATTGTTGGAAGCACGATTTGCGAATTTGACCGGAATGATACCACTACCACAGCTATCACATCAGGAACGCGATTCTGCTATTTTTGATATTGACGAGGTCAGCCATATCCAACATAACAGTGACGAAGACGATGCTGGCTCAATCGGAAGCCCTGTAACAGATCAGCGAATGTCATTCGATTTCAAAGTTCCTGAAGTGCCGTTGGCACGAATATCCACATATAAACGTCTAAGTCACCGACCGCAGCAAAGTGAACAAGAATCAACCGTTCCTACGGATAGACGGCGAAGTATTCGATTGCAGCAAG TCGATACCATTTCTACGGACAGACGACGCAGTGTTAGAGTTCGAGAAAACGTAGAGCAATCGGTTATTGACACCGTCCCTACGGATAGACGACGCAGTGTTCGAATTCTGCAAAAcgcagaaaaacgaaaatcaattgCACCACAACTGCCATCACCACCTGCACCTAAACGACGTCGGACAACGATCAGTAAAAAAGCACGCCGAGAGAGCAACATTG GCGAAATCGTATCCAAAGCGGATCATTGCAAAAACGTCCTGAACCTGTTGAATAAGGGCGATATGAAAGGCATCCAGGTACTGCCACAGATTGGCATGAAAACAGCTTACTGCATAATAACGCACAG ATCGCTCAACGGCAAATTCAAGAGTTTCGAAGAAGTGGCAGCGGCTCCTTTTTGGCGTGGTAAAGGTTGGGAGCGGTTTGAAAAG